In Geminocystis sp. NIES-3708, a single window of DNA contains:
- a CDS encoding alpha-mannosidase, translating into MHLQETIINLRKLTELNIQSNWFFLDQNLDKAPLIIEKNWQKARVNDKNYLVWEKGNKIRWFAQQIIIPETLNYGYTLEDLTVRIALIWWAESAQIFINDKLVCEGDLFDSSSRILLTEKAQKNQKFIISLRLISPRHDIGGLMSSQCLYENNYNDIDPSFVANELTILDRYINKFYTEKQAFLEEETKNINWNNIHNQSLFNQELTNLRNRLLPLSNYIKERNFYLLGHAHLDMAWLWTIKETYQVAQRTFNSVLNLQKKYSYLTFGHTTAYLYKWIEDNNLPLFNQIQEAVSNNRWEILGGMWVEPDVNLISGESLVRQLLYGQKYFLEKFGKYNKVAWLPDTFGFPWQLPQILQQAEINYFVTGKLHWNDTTKFPHGCFWWQSPDGSRIFSTMSPPNVAGVMDTNPITMTNYSLDWENQTGLKDIFWLPGVGDHGGGPTRDMLEVGKRYNNSPFFPKINFTTAEEYLDKISSISPTNLPIWNSELYLELHRGCYTTHGDQKSFNRYSERLLYQAELFSTIATTLDYQFESNIKVKANYREKIKNIWQKVLLNQFHDILPGTSINPVFTEANQLWQEIINDTQSILNDSLNAITSYINFDKIALKDSKILVIFNALNWQRSEIIELEIEGNKYQIFDEEKKPLKTQISHEGKLLFLAENIPSIGYKSYYLIPNSSNNVIVNPLNQEESSSNIKDYKFTNTATISNDILPDNTIITGLNLVTIAEFILENDYVKIIVEEKTGNLISVYDKINDQEIIEGYGNELQLFQDQGQYWDAWNIDPNYENHRLENPNLTSIKWLEKGELRQIIRIEKFFNFSTFTQDYILNFNSQILTIKNKVNWQEKYTLLKVNFSLNIESDFVTYDIACANIKRTTKPKSEAEKAQWEVCGHQWADLSNNNYGVSLLNNCKYGYDSKPNQLRLSLLRSPQWPDEKSDQGYHEFTYSLYPHKSDWKKAKTVRKGYELNTPLQVLFLSKNQSKLAVLPPNAELINIKENNIILMALKITENNPNNIILRGYECHGESTNLSITSLLDLSLKTRVNLLEDKINSQDQSIKPYQIFSFIFGD; encoded by the coding sequence ATGCACTTACAAGAGACTATTATAAATTTGAGAAAATTAACGGAATTAAATATACAAAGTAATTGGTTTTTTCTCGATCAAAATTTAGATAAAGCTCCTTTAATCATAGAAAAAAATTGGCAAAAAGCAAGAGTCAATGATAAAAATTATTTAGTATGGGAAAAAGGAAATAAAATAAGATGGTTTGCTCAACAAATTATTATTCCCGAAACTTTAAACTATGGTTATACTTTAGAAGATTTAACAGTTAGAATCGCTTTAATATGGTGGGCAGAATCAGCTCAAATTTTCATCAATGATAAGTTAGTTTGTGAAGGTGATTTATTTGATTCTTCTAGTCGTATTTTATTAACAGAAAAAGCACAAAAAAATCAAAAGTTTATTATTAGTTTACGTCTGATTAGTCCTCGTCATGATATTGGTGGTTTAATGTCTTCTCAATGTCTTTATGAAAATAATTATAATGATATTGATCCTAGCTTTGTTGCTAATGAATTGACTATTTTAGATCGATATATTAATAAATTTTATACAGAAAAACAAGCCTTTTTAGAAGAAGAAACAAAAAATATTAATTGGAATAATATTCATAACCAGTCATTATTTAACCAAGAATTAACTAATCTAAGAAATCGACTTTTACCTTTATCTAATTATATCAAAGAACGTAATTTTTATTTACTGGGTCATGCTCATTTAGATATGGCTTGGTTATGGACAATTAAAGAAACTTATCAAGTAGCTCAAAGAACTTTTAATTCGGTTTTAAACTTACAAAAAAAATATTCTTATTTAACTTTTGGACATACAACAGCATATCTATATAAGTGGATAGAAGATAATAATTTACCATTATTCAATCAAATTCAAGAAGCAGTTAGTAATAATAGATGGGAAATTTTAGGAGGAATGTGGGTTGAACCTGATGTCAATTTAATTAGTGGAGAGTCTTTAGTTAGGCAGTTATTATATGGGCAAAAATATTTCTTAGAAAAATTTGGTAAATATAATAAAGTTGCATGGTTGCCAGATACTTTTGGTTTTCCTTGGCAGTTACCACAAATTTTACAACAGGCTGAAATTAATTATTTTGTTACAGGAAAATTGCACTGGAATGATACCACGAAATTTCCTCATGGTTGTTTTTGGTGGCAATCTCCCGATGGTAGTCGTATTTTTTCAACGATGTCTCCTCCTAATGTAGCGGGGGTGATGGATACCAATCCAATTACCATGACTAACTATAGCCTTGATTGGGAAAATCAGACGGGATTAAAAGATATTTTTTGGCTTCCGGGGGTTGGTGATCATGGTGGAGGTCCTACTCGTGATATGTTAGAAGTAGGAAAACGTTATAATAATTCTCCTTTTTTTCCAAAGATAAATTTTACGACTGCAGAAGAATATTTAGATAAAATTAGCTCTATTTCTCCAACAAATTTACCTATTTGGAATAGTGAACTTTATTTAGAATTACATAGAGGTTGTTATACCACTCATGGAGATCAAAAATCATTTAATCGTTACTCAGAAAGATTACTTTATCAGGCTGAGTTATTTTCAACTATTGCGACAACTTTAGATTATCAATTTGAGTCTAATATTAAAGTTAAAGCTAATTATAGAGAAAAAATTAAGAATATTTGGCAAAAAGTATTATTAAATCAATTTCATGACATTTTACCCGGTACATCTATAAATCCTGTTTTTACTGAAGCGAATCAACTTTGGCAAGAAATTATTAACGATACTCAATCTATTTTAAATGATAGTTTGAATGCGATAACATCTTATATAAATTTCGATAAAATAGCCTTAAAAGATAGTAAAATTTTAGTGATTTTTAATGCCTTAAATTGGCAAAGATCTGAAATTATTGAGTTAGAAATAGAAGGCAATAAATATCAAATTTTTGATGAAGAAAAAAAACCATTAAAAACACAAATTTCTCACGAAGGCAAATTATTATTTTTAGCAGAAAATATTCCTAGCATTGGTTATAAATCATATTATTTAATCCCCAATTCATCAAATAATGTCATAGTTAATCCCTTAAATCAAGAAGAAAGTTCATCAAATATAAAAGATTATAAATTTACAAATACTGCAACTATTAGTAATGACATATTGCCTGATAATACAATAATCACAGGTTTAAATCTTGTAACCATAGCTGAATTTATTTTAGAAAACGATTATGTCAAAATTATTGTCGAAGAAAAAACGGGTAACTTAATTAGTGTTTATGACAAAATTAATGACCAAGAAATTATAGAAGGTTATGGTAATGAATTACAATTATTTCAAGATCAAGGACAATATTGGGATGCTTGGAATATAGATCCTAATTATGAAAATCATAGATTAGAAAATCCAAATTTAACATCAATTAAATGGTTAGAAAAAGGAGAATTAAGACAAATAATCAGAATAGAAAAGTTTTTTAACTTTTCTACCTTTACTCAAGATTATATTTTAAACTTTAATTCACAAATATTAACTATCAAAAATAAAGTTAATTGGCAGGAAAAATATACCTTATTAAAAGTAAACTTTTCTCTAAATATTGAAAGTGATTTTGTTACTTATGACATAGCTTGTGCTAATATTAAACGTACAACAAAGCCTAAAAGTGAAGCTGAAAAAGCACAATGGGAAGTTTGTGGACATCAATGGGCAGATTTAAGTAATAATAATTATGGAGTCAGTTTACTTAATAATTGTAAATATGGTTATGATAGTAAGCCGAATCAATTAAGATTAAGCTTGTTACGTAGTCCACAATGGCCCGATGAAAAATCAGATCAAGGTTATCATGAATTTACATATAGTTTATATCCTCATAAATCTGACTGGAAAAAGGCGAAAACTGTCAGAAAAGGCTATGAATTAAATACTCCTTTACAAGTTTTATTCTTATCTAAAAATCAATCAAAATTAGCAGTTTTACCTCCTAATGCAGAGTTAATTAACATTAAAGAAAATAACATAATTTTAATGGCGTTAAAAATAACCGAGAATAATCCTAATAATATTATTTTGCGTGGTTATGAATGTCATGGAGAATCGACTAATTTATCAATAACAAGTCTTTTAGATTTATCCTTAAAAACCAGAGTTAATTTACTAGAAGATAAAATTAATAGTCAAGATCAATCAATTAAACCTTATCAAATTTTTAGCTTTATTTTTGGTGATTAA
- the ispG gene encoding (E)-4-hydroxy-3-methylbut-2-enyl-diphosphate synthase — MQTIDKPITNSDKNLFDGSIHRRKTRPVKIGNITIGGNNPVVVQSMINEDTLDLDASVAAIRRLHEIGCEIVRVTVPSLAHAKAVGEIKAKLIKTYQAVPLVADVHHNGMKIALEVAKHVDKVRINPGLYVFEKPKSDRIEYSDTEFEDIGDKIRETLEPLVISLRDQGKAMRIGVNHGSLAERMLFTYGDTPEGMVESAIEFIKICESLDFRNLIISMKASRVPVMLSAYRLMVKRMDDLGMDYPLHLGVTEAGDGEYGRIKSTAGIGTLLADGIGDTIRVSLTEAPEKEIPVCYSILQALGLRKTMVEYVACPSCGRTLFNLEEVLHKVREATKHLTGLDIAVMGCIVNGPGEMADADYGYVGKQPGFISLYRGKEEIKKVPETEGVTELINLIKADGRWVEP, encoded by the coding sequence ATGCAAACTATTGATAAACCTATAACTAATTCCGATAAAAATTTATTTGATGGTAGTATTCATAGACGTAAAACTCGCCCTGTAAAAATCGGAAATATTACAATTGGCGGTAATAATCCTGTTGTGGTGCAGTCAATGATTAATGAAGATACCCTCGACCTTGATGCTTCTGTTGCCGCTATTCGTCGTTTACATGAAATTGGTTGCGAAATTGTCAGGGTGACAGTGCCAAGTCTTGCCCATGCAAAAGCTGTAGGAGAAATTAAGGCTAAATTAATCAAAACTTATCAAGCAGTGCCATTAGTTGCTGATGTACATCATAACGGCATGAAAATTGCTCTTGAAGTAGCTAAACACGTTGATAAAGTACGTATTAATCCGGGTTTATACGTTTTTGAAAAACCAAAAAGCGATCGTATAGAGTATTCTGATACAGAATTTGAAGATATTGGTGATAAGATTAGAGAAACTCTTGAACCGTTAGTAATTTCCTTAAGAGATCAAGGAAAAGCTATGCGTATCGGTGTTAATCATGGCTCTTTAGCGGAAAGAATGCTATTCACTTATGGTGATACTCCTGAAGGAATGGTAGAGTCTGCCATCGAATTTATTAAGATTTGTGAGTCTTTAGATTTTCGTAACTTAATCATCTCCATGAAAGCCTCTCGTGTGCCTGTTATGTTATCTGCTTATCGCTTAATGGTAAAACGTATGGATGATTTGGGTATGGATTATCCTCTACATTTAGGCGTAACTGAAGCAGGAGATGGAGAATATGGCAGAATAAAATCTACCGCAGGAATTGGCACACTACTTGCAGATGGCATCGGCGATACTATTCGAGTTTCTTTAACCGAAGCCCCAGAAAAAGAAATTCCTGTCTGCTACAGTATCCTACAAGCACTAGGACTACGTAAAACTATGGTTGAGTATGTAGCTTGTCCTTCTTGTGGACGTACTTTGTTTAATCTCGAAGAAGTATTACATAAAGTCAGAGAAGCAACAAAACATTTAACTGGTTTAGATATAGCTGTAATGGGTTGTATTGTTAATGGGCCTGGTGAAATGGCTGACGCTGATTACGGTTATGTGGGTAAACAACCCGGTTTTATTTCCCTTTATCGTGGCAAGGAAGAAATTAAAAAAGTCCCAGAAACTGAAGGCGTTACAGAATTAATCAATTTAATTAAAGCTGACGGTAGATGGGTTGAGCCATAA
- a CDS encoding LCP family protein: protein MSEGNFSRKGKFVNRQQFAKISTSTSKNVSKSNPHWLLIGFGLSAIAVLSATVGAILALSLSNTPLRQARLTPAEEAVFNQEETVSFDNLQIPKLSRPVNILVMGIKVTTDDVPDQSTPDVGYHALVNSFEGLSDSMLLLRFDPEKDYVTVLSIPRDTKTLVEGRGITKINDANFHGGPALAAESVSNLLDDVQIDRYIRINVQGVEKFIDALGGVNLYVPQNMKYTDHSQHLYIDLKEGQQHLDGAKALQFLRFRYDAYGDIGRVQRQQVFMRALIEQALNPRTILRMPDILSVVRAHLDTNLTTNELIAIAGFTGQKNRSNINMVMLPGDFNTPEEGELSYWLPNHEKISEIMAQHFQIEPDYYTASHESDPTKLKIAVQSNKDNQETAQKVVDYLRETGYNRVFLSQQFANQPLLETKIVAQQGDNYSAAQIRADLGVGEVIVESTGVLTSDITIQVGQDWTIPEFNHHQDGKLKRI from the coding sequence ATGTCAGAGGGAAATTTTAGCCGTAAAGGTAAGTTTGTTAATCGTCAACAGTTTGCCAAAATTTCGACATCGACTTCTAAAAATGTTTCTAAGTCTAATCCTCACTGGTTATTAATTGGTTTTGGATTAAGTGCTATCGCTGTTTTATCCGCCACGGTAGGGGCAATATTAGCATTATCTTTATCCAATACCCCTTTACGACAAGCTAGATTGACTCCCGCCGAAGAAGCAGTTTTTAATCAAGAAGAAACCGTTAGTTTTGACAATTTACAAATTCCAAAATTAAGCAGACCAGTTAACATTCTTGTTATGGGTATTAAAGTTACTACTGATGATGTACCCGATCAAAGTACTCCAGATGTAGGTTATCATGCCTTAGTTAATTCTTTTGAAGGTTTGTCTGATAGTATGTTATTACTCAGATTCGATCCTGAAAAAGATTATGTTACAGTTTTATCAATTCCTCGTGATACTAAAACTCTAGTCGAAGGTAGGGGAATTACTAAAATTAATGATGCCAATTTTCACGGAGGGCCTGCTTTAGCGGCTGAGTCTGTTAGTAATTTATTAGATGATGTACAAATAGATCGATATATTCGCATTAATGTTCAAGGGGTAGAAAAATTTATTGATGCTTTAGGTGGTGTCAATCTCTATGTACCTCAAAATATGAAATATACTGATCATAGTCAACATTTATACATTGATTTAAAAGAAGGACAACAACATCTTGACGGTGCAAAAGCTCTTCAGTTTTTACGTTTTCGTTATGATGCTTATGGTGACATTGGTAGAGTTCAACGACAACAAGTTTTTATGCGTGCATTAATTGAACAAGCTTTAAATCCTAGAACCATTTTAAGAATGCCTGATATTCTTTCTGTCGTTCGAGCTCATTTAGATACAAATTTAACCACCAATGAATTAATTGCCATCGCTGGTTTTACAGGACAAAAAAATAGGTCTAATATTAATATGGTTATGTTACCGGGAGACTTTAATACCCCAGAAGAAGGAGAATTAAGTTATTGGTTGCCTAATCACGAAAAAATTTCTGAAATTATGGCTCAACATTTTCAAATAGAGCCTGATTATTATACTGCTTCCCATGAATCTGATCCCACAAAATTAAAAATTGCAGTACAAAGTAATAAAGATAATCAAGAAACTGCTCAAAAAGTAGTCGATTATTTACGAGAAACGGGTTATAACCGAGTATTTTTAAGCCAACAATTTGCTAATCAACCTTTATTAGAAACTAAAATCGTTGCACAACAAGGAGATAATTATTCCGCCGCTCAAATTAGAGCAGATTTAGGAGTTGGTGAAGTTATCGTAGAAAGCACGGGAGTATTAACTTCCGATATAACGATTCAAGTAGGACAAGATTGGACTATTCCAGAATTTAATCATCATCAGGATGGTAAGCTAAAACGCATCTAA
- a CDS encoding DsbA family protein: MKPINILYFSDVLCVWAYVAQIRLNELKMTFKDDIKIEHHFVPVFGVAIENLENRWRDKGGLEAYNHHVQEIAQRFNHITIHPDIWTKVKPVSSTSCHLFLHGIQLLEIKGIIENVFEKAIWAFREAFFTQLANISDRKVQFQIAEELKIPIGFIQAQIDSGEAYAQLSKDFNLVKEHTVTVSPTLIFNEGRQRLNGNVGYRVIEANINELLHISPTEENWC; encoded by the coding sequence ATGAAACCCATTAATATCCTTTACTTCTCTGATGTTCTTTGTGTTTGGGCTTATGTTGCTCAGATTCGTTTAAATGAGTTGAAAATGACCTTTAAAGATGATATAAAGATTGAGCATCATTTCGTTCCTGTTTTTGGTGTGGCTATTGAAAATCTCGAAAATAGATGGCGAGATAAAGGTGGATTGGAAGCATACAATCATCATGTTCAAGAAATAGCTCAAAGATTCAACCATATCACTATTCATCCTGATATTTGGACAAAGGTTAAACCAGTATCTTCTACATCTTGTCATTTATTTCTTCATGGGATTCAGCTACTAGAAATAAAAGGAATTATAGAGAATGTATTTGAAAAAGCAATCTGGGCATTTCGAGAAGCATTTTTTACCCAACTGGCTAATATTAGCGATCGCAAAGTGCAATTCCAAATAGCGGAGGAGTTAAAAATACCTATTGGGTTTATCCAAGCTCAAATTGATAGTGGTGAAGCATATGCCCAACTATCAAAAGATTTTAATTTGGTAAAAGAGCATACGGTTACAGTTAGCCCCACCCTAATTTTTAATGAAGGACGACAGAGACTCAACGGTAATGTAGGTTATAGAGTAATTGAAGCCAATATAAATGAATTACTACACATTTCTCCTACCGAAGAAAATTGGTGTTAA
- a CDS encoding DUF3769 domain-containing protein, giving the protein MIPIISSVLIATTPHHIDTSELTEIDHSQSSLAIVEDNINSVDNESFRNSPSHSESITLIPSTESSPKSIKFTSIDTEKKLESLPSTITISSSEKEILPLNQEKKLESLPSTITVSSSEKEILPLNQEKKLESLPSTITISSSEKEILPLNQEKKLESLPSPVSIPVENPPQLSANDLGKPLSLKLNQSNSEFIVDENSSLKFNISKKLIITSRQGESRQFNYNFNSSSFEIVQDTENTPKIGQNNQTTETNTNPPNVVEILADEQEYLDQQQIIKAKGNVVIRFSNGILIADEVLVNLVDRIAVAEGNVTLKRGDQSLKGDRFEYYFVQDKGIIFNANGEIYQPSLSQDFRGQTANNPLPQNPLSWQFEANQPLRRVVSAEGVSFAVGSIREYSLVGRGGGSNPAAIGGQVNRFRFQAERVDFDSDSWNATNIRITNDPFSPPEFEIRADTAKLKNISPFQDELTTTKSRLVFDQRLSIPLFQDRLIFDRRNRRPGLFSIGFDGEDLGGLYIERDFELYSDQKTIFTLTPQILLQRAFFPDSFVDDNAINPDDNGGLLNPSSFGLVAKLVNDFSDRTNINAIINFTGLDLDNIDNRLRATVQLNQKVGDLNAPHNFSLQYNYRDRLFNGSLGFQTVQQSYGLVVTSPYNRIGKSGFGFVYQGSIQNVTADTDRQELLGSNPRNNLANLTRFQGAGILNGNILLWKGKSLPATPEEGLKYTATPVAPYLSLNTGLTGVASYYSNGETQPNLTATVGLEGQFGHFSNPFFDYTGFNVSYSQGIRGNLSPFFFDRAADDQVLSLGLTQQLYGPLRAGLQSFINVKTNEEISTDYFLEYSRRTYNIIVRYNPVLEIGSVNLRISDFNWDGNAAPFEGTGIRPVVDGVTRGN; this is encoded by the coding sequence ATGATTCCGATTATTAGTAGTGTATTGATTGCCACGACTCCCCATCATATTGATACGTCTGAATTGACGGAAATTGATCATTCTCAATCATCTCTGGCTATAGTTGAAGATAATATTAATTCTGTAGATAATGAATCTTTCCGTAATTCTCCTTCTCATTCTGAGTCTATAACTCTAATTCCTTCAACCGAATCATCCCCTAAAAGTATAAAATTTACTTCCATTGATACAGAAAAAAAACTGGAAAGTTTACCCTCTACTATTACCATTTCTTCTAGCGAGAAAGAGATTCTTCCTCTAAATCAAGAAAAAAAACTGGAAAGTTTACCCTCTACTATTACCGTTTCTTCTAGCGAGAAAGAGATTCTTCCCCTAAATCAAGAAAAAAAACTGGAAAGTTTACCCTCTACTATTACCATTTCTTCTAGCGAGAAAGAGATTCTTCCTCTAAATCAAGAAAAAAAACTGGAAAGTTTACCTTCTCCTGTCTCAATCCCCGTAGAAAATCCTCCCCAACTTAGTGCCAATGATTTAGGAAAACCTCTGAGTTTAAAGCTAAATCAATCAAATTCTGAATTTATAGTAGATGAAAATTCTTCCTTAAAATTTAATATCAGCAAAAAATTAATTATTACTTCTCGTCAAGGAGAATCTCGTCAGTTTAATTATAATTTTAATTCATCTTCTTTTGAAATAGTCCAAGATACCGAAAATACTCCAAAAATCGGACAAAATAACCAAACAACAGAAACTAATACTAACCCTCCTAATGTAGTGGAAATTTTAGCTGATGAACAAGAATATTTGGATCAACAACAAATTATCAAAGCTAAAGGAAATGTAGTTATTCGCTTCTCTAATGGTATCTTAATTGCAGATGAAGTTTTAGTCAATTTAGTTGATCGAATAGCCGTGGCGGAAGGAAATGTCACCTTAAAAAGAGGAGATCAGTCTCTTAAAGGCGATCGTTTTGAGTACTACTTTGTGCAAGACAAAGGAATTATATTTAATGCTAACGGTGAAATTTATCAGCCAAGTCTTTCTCAAGATTTTCGAGGACAAACGGCGAATAATCCTCTCCCTCAAAACCCATTGAGTTGGCAGTTTGAAGCAAATCAACCCTTGAGAAGAGTCGTTTCTGCCGAAGGTGTGAGTTTTGCTGTGGGTAGCATCAGAGAATATTCTTTAGTGGGAAGAGGAGGCGGTAGTAATCCTGCGGCAATTGGTGGACAAGTGAATCGTTTTCGCTTTCAAGCTGAAAGAGTTGATTTTGATAGTGATAGTTGGAATGCGACTAATATTCGTATTACAAATGATCCTTTTTCTCCTCCAGAATTTGAAATTAGAGCAGATACTGCCAAATTAAAGAATATTTCGCCTTTTCAAGATGAATTAACCACTACTAAGTCACGTTTAGTGTTTGATCAACGTTTATCTATCCCTTTATTTCAAGATCGTTTAATTTTTGATCGCCGAAATCGTCGTCCAGGATTATTTTCCATCGGTTTTGACGGAGAAGATTTAGGAGGTTTATATATCGAGAGAGATTTTGAGCTTTATAGTGATCAAAAAACGATATTTACTCTTACTCCTCAAATTCTATTACAAAGAGCATTTTTCCCTGACTCCTTTGTTGATGATAATGCTATTAATCCTGATGATAATGGTGGTTTATTAAATCCCTCTAGTTTCGGTTTAGTGGCAAAATTGGTCAATGATTTTAGCGATCGCACAAATATTAATGCTATCATTAATTTTACTGGTTTAGACTTAGATAACATAGATAATAGACTTCGTGCCACTGTACAATTAAATCAAAAAGTAGGAGATCTAAATGCTCCTCATAATTTTAGTTTACAATACAACTACAGAGATCGACTCTTCAATGGTTCATTAGGATTTCAGACAGTACAACAAAGTTACGGATTAGTAGTAACATCACCCTATAATAGAATTGGTAAATCAGGATTTGGTTTTGTTTATCAAGGTTCAATACAAAATGTCACCGCAGATACTGATAGACAAGAATTATTGGGCAGCAATCCCCGAAATAATTTAGCCAACCTAACTCGTTTTCAAGGTGCAGGTATCTTAAACGGAAATATATTATTATGGAAAGGAAAATCTTTACCCGCAACCCCCGAAGAAGGCTTGAAATACACCGCCACTCCTGTTGCTCCTTACTTAAGTTTGAATACAGGATTAACAGGTGTTGCCAGTTATTACAGTAACGGTGAAACTCAACCAAACTTAACCGCAACCGTTGGTTTAGAAGGACAATTCGGACATTTTTCTAATCCTTTCTTTGATTATACAGGCTTTAATGTTAGTTATAGTCAGGGTATTAGAGGTAATCTATCGCCATTTTTCTTCGACCGTGCCGCCGATGATCAAGTGTTATCATTAGGACTAACTCAACAATTATATGGTCCTTTAAGGGCAGGATTACAGAGCTTTATTAACGTTAAAACCAATGAGGAAATAAGTACTGATTACTTTTTGGAATATAGTCGTCGTACTTATAATATTATTGTCCGTTATAATCCTGTTTTAGAAATTGGTTCAGTAAATTTACGTATTAGTGACTTTAACTGGGATGGTAACGCCGCACCTTTTGAAGGTACTGGTATTCGCCCTGTCGTTGATGGAGTAACTAGAGGAAATTAG
- a CDS encoding LOG family protein, producing MDKKLMSLSMSGDKKYLYQQKNLQPLLNELPNYDGNKWLKKSLKTLGKIVKKNQIDVLEWKILTATLKDLEKGFRIFSDYRHYRKITIFGSARTPVDTLEYNLAKDFAKEVTELGFMVLTGAGGGIMAAGNEGATSKNSFGLNIKLPFEQYANSFIKDDSKLINFKYFFTRKLFFLKESDAIALFPGGFGTQDEAFETITLCQTGRQPPIPLVLIDKPDGNYWQSWHNYICDHLLKDGYIQPEDTALYTITDNVNHACKVIQEFYRVYHSCRYVKDLFVMRLNYDLTPNQIEQLNENFKDILMTGKIEKMPTPKKDKREIPHLPSIGFYLQPRKFSRLYQMINLINTLPCEDSAYCPPQYR from the coding sequence ATGGATAAGAAACTAATGTCTTTATCAATGTCTGGTGATAAAAAATATTTATATCAACAAAAAAATCTTCAACCTTTATTAAATGAATTACCTAATTATGATGGTAACAAATGGTTGAAAAAGTCTTTAAAAACTTTAGGAAAAATAGTAAAAAAAAATCAAATAGATGTTTTAGAGTGGAAAATTCTAACAGCTACTTTAAAAGATTTAGAAAAAGGATTTAGAATTTTTTCTGATTATCGTCACTATCGTAAAATTACTATTTTTGGTTCAGCAAGAACTCCTGTTGATACTTTAGAATATAACCTTGCAAAGGATTTTGCTAAAGAAGTTACCGAATTAGGTTTTATGGTTTTAACTGGTGCTGGTGGCGGAATTATGGCAGCAGGAAATGAAGGTGCAACATCCAAAAATTCTTTTGGTTTAAATATCAAATTACCTTTTGAACAATATGCTAATTCTTTTATTAAAGATGATTCTAAATTAATTAATTTTAAATATTTTTTTACTCGCAAATTGTTTTTCTTAAAAGAAAGCGATGCTATTGCACTTTTCCCTGGAGGATTCGGCACTCAAGATGAGGCTTTTGAAACTATAACTTTGTGTCAAACAGGCAGACAACCTCCTATTCCTTTGGTATTAATTGATAAACCTGATGGTAATTATTGGCAAAGTTGGCATAATTATATTTGTGATCATCTTTTAAAAGACGGTTATATTCAACCCGAAGATACAGCACTTTATACCATTACAGATAATGTAAATCATGCTTGTAAAGTTATTCAAGAGTTTTATCGAGTCTATCATTCTTGTCGCTATGTGAAAGATTTATTCGTTATGAGATTAAATTATGATTTAACTCCTAATCAAATTGAACAATTAAACGAAAATTTCAAAGATATATTAATGACAGGGAAAATAGAAAAAATGCCAACTCCAAAAAAAGATAAAAGAGAAATTCCCCATTTACCTAGTATTGGTTTTTATCTACAACCGAGAAAATTTAGTCGTCTTTATCAAATGATTAACCTAATCAATACTTTACCTTGTGAAGATTCGGCTTATTGTCCACCCCAATATCGTTAA